Proteins found in one Methanospirillum hungatei JF-1 genomic segment:
- a CDS encoding segregation and condensation protein A, translating into MIDDPVEILVKMAERGEIDPWNVDITEVTDRFFVEMEKQEMLDLRLSARTLLYAATLLRIKSDYLKDRSWGFEEEDDGGDIPESPDDDVLSRIHNPVQLLEHEITRRLERKSMRKQPITLYDLINLLRNAEKEERRRQREVWSYDGLVYTEEVVSIAHEEAYQENAMEVLTCCVDCVSQGRKVTLSEIANRLKWPVVHVFIPLLFLMHEGYLEISQDTFFGEVYIEPNPATYAAIQHATGSGMI; encoded by the coding sequence ATGATTGATGATCCGGTTGAAATCCTGGTAAAGATGGCTGAACGCGGGGAGATTGATCCCTGGAATGTTGATATTACTGAAGTTACGGATCGGTTCTTTGTCGAGATGGAAAAACAGGAGATGCTTGATCTCCGCCTTTCAGCGAGAACTCTTCTGTATGCCGCAACTCTTCTGCGGATCAAATCCGATTATCTGAAAGATCGCTCCTGGGGATTTGAGGAAGAAGATGACGGGGGGGATATCCCTGAGAGTCCGGACGATGATGTTCTGTCACGGATTCACAATCCAGTCCAGCTGCTTGAACATGAGATCACGCGCCGGCTGGAACGAAAGAGTATGCGCAAACAGCCGATTACCCTTTACGACCTCATCAACCTTCTTCGGAATGCAGAAAAAGAAGAGCGAAGGCGACAACGCGAAGTCTGGAGTTATGACGGGCTCGTGTATACTGAAGAAGTCGTCTCAATCGCCCATGAGGAAGCGTACCAGGAGAATGCCATGGAAGTATTAACCTGCTGTGTGGACTGTGTGTCTCAGGGCAGGAAAGTCACTTTATCGGAGATTGCAAACCGTCTGAAATGGCCGGTCGTTCATGTATTTATCCCGCTGCTCTTCCTTATGCATGAAGGATACCTGGAGATTTCCCAGGATACGTTTTTTGGCGAGGTATATATTGAGCCCAATCCAGCCACGTATGCGGCGATTCAGCATGCGACCGGATCAGGTATGATCTGA